The Rhododendron vialii isolate Sample 1 chromosome 1a, ASM3025357v1 region agaaaagatagaAACTTCTTGCTCAGTgtgtttttgaaatattttgatttttctttaaggcaatgattttgtcactctcttttttgttaacgtcattctcctgcaagtatatttttgcaccaaaaatacacttgcaggaaagtggcgttaacaaaaaatagagtggcaAAATTAGTAGTCTTTCTATAATTCATTTTTCCACATGAAAGTGTGTGCCATTTAAATTTGTACACATTTTAGCTATTCCATTGGAATATCATTCACTCTACAACTAATTAATACTCAGATGAATAGGTTCCAATTTTATCGAAATCTAATCTACTCTCTAGCCATCACATTTCAACTCCAACCAAACCTTCATTTTCTTCGTTTTCTAAAGTATTGTCAGCACCCAACCATGCTTCTTTTGAAtacttcaaaacaaaaagaaaaaatcacttTTGCTTCTTGATATGAAGtttccgcaaaaaaaaaaaaaaaaaaaaaaaaaatatatatatatatatatatatatatatatatatatacacacacacacacatatataaaagaaaaataatctaCATTTTCCTTTAACACGGGTCTAACTTCTGATTCAATATTTGCAATAATATTAAATGGTcggatgtggatgctcttatctAAGGCCCTAAAATTGAAAGTGTGTTTTAGGTAACAATAGTGAGTCGTATGAGGGATTATTGGCCTCAtttagggcgtgtttgatagctGGATTGGAACTTGGGATGGGACTCCGAAAGTGAAGTGTAGTTCAAGAAGtgtgtttgattgaatttttatCCCATGGATTACAAATCCCATGGGAATACCAATCCACCCATTTGATGGGATTAGTCAacccatgggggggggggggggggttattacgaatcccatccccatgggattgagcaaaaTCAGTTTAAAAACCCACCTCAATtccaatctcaatcctaatcctagccaaaacaaacatgttatttacaatcccacctcattctcaattccaatcccaatcctaattaTGTGCAAAGCAAACATGAGTAAATGATTTAtcccctcattaataatcccacctcattctcaatcccaatcctaatcccatctcattacgaatccctctaaaacgaaatctgcaatcaaacacgcccttagtCTCAACCATAATTCAATCCCATCCCACCTAATTCAATCCCATCCCACCTGTTCGTTTTCCCAAGGGATTAGAAGACAATCTCTTACAAGGTAGGCCCCATGTGTTTTCTACTAATCCAATCACATCCACAATCCTCCCAATCAAACAGGCCCAAGGTGTTCAAATGGGACAACGAAATGCAACATTTTTTCACTAGCTGATACATGTCATAAAAATGTCAGACTAAAAATGGTCCTCAATTGCcaaatgtggatactctaagagcatgtacaccagaATAGCCAAACTAGGCATTTGAGCTATTTTAGCTACCAAAATAAGAGAGAGGCTCCCACACCATCCTCTGTTAATACATCGGTATATTAGAGCATGTACATGAGAATAGCAAAAATCAtctttttagctattttacctaattaaAGGTACCAAAATAGCTTACAGCAGCCTAGGTAAAAAAGAAGTAATTTTACCTCAACCCAAAAACCTCTCCAGATATACCGATCTACTGTTCACAAGGTattcaataaaatattattttttctctctccttcctcatcCTGTCTTCATGGTTTAGACTCCAGACCACATCTGACCCTCACTGATCCTCATCGGCTCGATTCCAAGTATGCCGTGGCCGTGCTCCAGTAGTAGACAAGCGGCGGAATAAGAATTGGGCAGCGGCGGAGAGGGTTTGATTGGGGAAAGAGAAAGGGGAGAGCAGCAACGGGGAGAAGGATCGACGTCAACGGGGAGAGCAACAACGGACAGATCTGCGAAACGATCGACGTCCATCTTCGTCCATTGATCTCGTTGGAGTATTTCTTTGGTTCTTCATCTCTGCAACGAACTATTCCTTGGGCTAGCTCTGACGATCGACGACGAAGGAAGTCTGGGATGTGGGTTGATCTCCGGCTCTCCACTTTTCGTCCGTTCATCTGTTAGAGTTTCTGGGTAAATTTtatgacagttttttttttggaacttctATGATAGAGAGTCTGGTGTAGAGTTAAAGGAAAAAGTGAATCGGGAAAACATAAAAGCACCTTTTTGAGTAGGTAATTTTGCTAGgcttgatgtacatgctcttaccTCAGCCTTCTGACCTCGCTTCTTCTACAGAGGAACTGTTCATGAGCAATCCAATATTCTATCAATTTATTCTCCCGCGCTTCACTTCTCCAGCGATGATTTTCTCCCGCCTACTCCTGccttttctccctctctctctctctctctctctctctctctctttgtggtAAGATTTCCTTTCATCCCTGGATTTCTTCTCTCGTTTTATGTCGGGTTTGCATCTCAGGTATGAaatccctaacttttattgtattttttttttgtatgtgtttGATAGAGAAATTAGTGTACAATGAATCCATGATCATAGTTAGGGCTTAAAATCTTGTACGAAACAACATGAAAATCTGCATTCAGATCACTAAGAGAAAACATGAAACCCTATATAACCAAACCGTTCAACTGAGCGATTGACATAGATGAGTGCAAGAGACGCAATTCTCTAATTTTTGTGCATAATACCTGCTACTGTTTTTTCCTTGGATAAGATTGGAGCTTTTGTTGGGAGTCATGTTGATGAACAAAATTGTTGAAGAAAACTGTTCACTAACTGTTCGATAAATTTACTGAGTGAGTTTTAAGGGACGCGAGTTTTAAGCATGGGGttgtgtttacacccatttttggccaaaattcagCAAATCAATTTGTGGTTAGAAGAAGGCCTTAAATGAAGGTCTCAGGCGCTAAAAAGCCTCATGATCGGTCATCCACGAAATCGGGCCGATTTGAACACCACTAatcgagttgagttttcaaaGGCCTGGGCCAAATTATGCCTAAGATTTCGTTAtcacaagcccaagcccaagattGGCCGAAGACTTGGGTTGACCCACCAGATCTGAGTGTTTTATCCAGGCCTAGGCTAGTTCTTAGAAATAATAAGGCCTTCTAAGTGGGCCTAAATCAGTTAAAgcccaagttttctttccaaacttGGGCTCGCATTGCTTACAAAGAGAATAGGCCTATGATGCTCCTCAAGTTCAAGCCCAAGTAATAGATGGGCCTATTTCTTAAAGAAAACGTCACCTATGGCCTGTTAATTGGCAGGGAAAAAGGGCTTAagttgctcacaagcagctcaaaggcctagaatgttcctGCTGGGTAAGTCCTGGCCAAGCTTCTCACAAGAAGCTCAAAGGCATAGAATGTTCCTGTTAGACAGGtctgggtaagctgctcacaagcagctcaaggtctgagcTGGTAGGACCCCATTctttagcatgaagcaaggcttgggacacgtggcagccatgcatggagTCATCCTAAGCAGCTCAAGCCTGCATAAGCAGctgcaagcagctcaaaggcctagaaggttctctcaagctgctcacaagcagctcaactaGGCCTGCAGTATAAAAGCCTAAAGAAAGCAAGTGGTAGGGCACAAGTTCCACGAAATCTCTCTTTCcatatataaatgtatatgtatatatatggaaaTGCCTAATAATAGCAAGTGGGCCCTCAAAAGGGGCTCAAGAGCCAATGAAATGGCTGAAAGGCCTGataaaattttggcctttgaccttggtgggcccaagatCTTCTATTCAGGCATTCAAGCAGCTCAAAAGGCCTTCGTGATTCTGCACAGCCAATTCCTTTTGcccttttacaagttttttatgTAGGAAAAGAGAGCTTTTTCAGGCCTTTCAGACCTTAGCTGAATTCTTGGAGTGAGGAGTAAGGCTTGGATAGGTGGCAATCGCTCATTGGAGGAAGTAGAAGCAGCTCAAGCCTAAGCCTTTACCAggaggacacttggcagccatgcatgaaggcctgtggaagtagctcaagcagctcaaggcctggaacttctgcctataaataccacagttgaaggccttggcagGGGTCTtcgaccatcaagcccccggcttatgcaaatttatgttttaattatcttttatctttcggtccccTACCAATCAAGCCCCCGGCTTACTCAATttacatttcaattatctttagtttcccgttcaatctagccaagcctagattttatttcatttccttgtaatcagactttattaaaccgttaatgaagtccttttatttctgttttaggccttgctctacttttctttccatttttcacacgattagaaaattttaagtccttagcccgcaaaggcaaaccacgaacctcctcacggtctccacccttaggccgtgcactttcgtccagttagaagtcagattaaggcttccaggccttgatacaaatttgggcagcaatcctaccctggcacgcccgcatcaggcctagaactgcactactcgctgttcctaggccaatttttacATTTGTGGAACAATCAGGTTGGGAGTTCGATTCTTGGCCTCTTCACTTTTTAGTTAGCAGTTCGTAACTCTGATCGATCCTAACCAGGGACTTGCATCTCCTAGTTCTCTGTTCCTAATGATTGGCAGGCCTCTCCCGGATTGTGATGCGATGCGcgtctcttttttttgggaagaATCTTTCCTTATTGTGCCGGCGGCGTGATAAGTTCAGTACTCTTGGGCGACTCAACTTTGGAGAAAGTTCCTCTTGAAAGTCCTGCTTTGTAAGTGAAGCAAGTCAACTTATttgctctttctttgttttagtAGGCTTTTGGTCGGATTAGCTCTAAGGATCATACAGTAGGCACTCGGGATAGTTAAGTCAAGCTAGTTCAGTTATCGGTCGGTGGATTAGAGAATACATCTCAAGTTTTGGTAGTCGTTCCAGTGGCTTAGCTTAGATAAAACTCCTTCTGTTTCGGGCGTTTAGCGAGCTGCAACAGTTTTTCGAACTTGTAAGCAAAAAGGTTTTGAACTGATTGTGACTTGAACTCATGACCAGAGGTAATAGAGGAATGACATAACCACAAGTTTTGTTGCCTAAATGAATCGTAAATGATTGTGATTTATTGAAGGGATCATTCATGTGTATAGTCTTTGTTGCCTAAATGAATCCACGGCATTCATTAACCGCTAGCAATCTAGCAATGTCGGCGGCATTTGGTGGCCTTAAATACTCTTCAGAGAAaacttcatttactgctttaacaaaaaaatttaggctTTTGATTGCAGTGCTTGCTCCGATCCTCACATATTCATCCACAGAATCAGCCGGAGCGCCGTAGGCTAGCATCCTGAGTACGCCGGTAATTTTTTGAAGAGATGACAAGCTAAGCTTTCCGGCACAATTTCTTTTCTGGGCGAAGTATGAGTCATGCTCTACTACCGCATCATGAATGCGAAGAAAAAGAGAACGACTCATCCGAAACCTCCTTCGAAAAAAGTGGGGAGGAAATACAGGCAATTCTGCAAAATAGTCATCAAAGAGTCTTTTTTGCCCGCCAAGAGTATCACGATTGATAACAGTGCGACGTCGGCTTAAGCTTGGACTCCCCTCTCCATTCTGTTCTTGATACCTCGCAATTGGTTCTAATAACTCCAATTCATTGTCAGAGTCGGaaaaatccgagtcgttcattatgAGATCACGTAGGCGATTGGGCGCCATGGATAGCTGATGAAGGAGCGAATAAATGGATTGAACAAGGAAGTAAATCTTTTTCTCAAAGAAGGAAGGAGAGCAAAGGTTGAATGATGGTTAATAAGAAGACAATGACCCGTTTTGTAGGTGGAAATTTTTACCGTTGGAAGCTTGAAAGAATCATCCCTGGTGTAAATGGTAGAAGTTGCAGCAGCCAGCAAGTTACCGTTTGGAAggaggaaacaaaaaaatatatatatgaaagaatacaTATTTTAATAAGTCATAGGTAAAATAGAGATGGTTTGTGTAGTTCTAACACAAAAATTGCCTAGGTAAAATAGAATTATGGGTTGTTGGGTAGCTAAATTACCTATTTCttggtgtacttgctctaaaAGTTTGATATAAGTGGTCTTAACTATAAAGATCACAAGTACCAAGCTGTTTTAAGTAAAAAGACCTTGTCATAAAATAGACTAGCTCTGCTTCATCGAAAAGCCTATTTGCACAGACCTTTGAACAGATCTTGCACAGATTTCCAAACcactcatttttcttaaaataattttctaaagaattccataaaaaattaactcaatccacAGTTTCactctaaattttaaaaaagcaCTTActatattgaattgagctaatttttttacggAGTCCCTTAGAAACccatttttaaaaagatgagcgatttcgatcatttttgtgaaattcgaaaagagcccaaaaaaaaaccgtGTAATATCTGCGCAGATAGCAGGGTTCCTGATTCTTTCTTCTAGGCGTATCTGTCACCATAAGTAACAATTTGCACACAACATAAGTAATAGTAGTATTTACGATAATAATAAGAAGCCAACCGATTTCCAATTTTGGGAAAAGTTGGACAAGCTTGCACAACTCCAAGTTGTCTGCGATGAAGGATGCAAAAGAGAAACTCGAACATAGCTAATCCCAAAGCGCTTCGACGATTCTCGGAAGGCATTGAGGGTTTCTCTTTCCTATCAGCTTTCGAATTCGGAAGCCCTTCACAAATACAATGATTGTCATGTGAAACGTACCTATAGGCATAATGAAACTCCATTCCGTCAAATTAGGATCATAGAGACAAGCGCGAACATAAGAATCTTCAATTTGCGTGCAGCATCCAGGTGGAGTTGGGTACCTCACAAGAGAAAATATTTCACCAAAATGTAGCTCGTGTTTGGCGCCACTTGTTAAAAAGTGGGGCAGTAGTTCGAAGTTTCGACCACTCAAACATTTCAAGCCAAGCACAAAGCGGGTCATCTAAACACAACCACAAGTGAAACAACACATCATGAACTCGTCAAAGTTGCATAAGAGTTTCATAAAATACTTTCTTGCGCCCCATAAACCCGAACCTAGTACTAGTTCGATTGTCTGAGTTGATACTAATTCttcataagaacaaaataatCCCGCAACTATTAAAAACATTTAAGTTTCTTTTACTAGCCTCATCTTTActtagcagcagcagcagccaaAGACTGGGTAAACCAAAAACGAAAATCACAAAAATACTAGATTCTAGGTACCATACAATATACATGCTAATCAGATGGCAGACATTGGAGGTAGACAAGTTCTCATTCAATACTTCCTCCTACACAAATCAAAATATGGCAACGTTCAGAAACCTTCACTCCCAATTTCTAGGTCTTTTTGATTCATAACGATCGAGATTTTGAGTACCTTAAGCGTATCTAAAGCCCTAGGAATCCCACCAAAACCTTTCCAAAAATattgattattttctttttttgacaaaacTGCAGAAATTGATCAATCCAATAAGTAACAGAATTCAGCTTAATTAAAGAACCCTAATCAGAAACGAAAGAAATGAAACAAAGTATACACCAACACTTTCTAAAATgttccccggcaacggcgccaaaatttgaccgTGTCGtaccgtgtcaaaaatatatttatagaAACTTagagttaactactactccgtagaatagtggttaagACCGAGTGTCGATTCTCAGGGACAGTATGGCTAAGTTACGCTAAATTCGAttaacttctagattaattcggaCAGAAAAAGttgaattgatttgattttgagaactaattaaataaaaataataataaaagtaaGAGTTGGAAAGTTGATGGgaaaaagatctagggtttcgaatccactctgACCACGTAACAACAATATACATAGGCTCGgtttaattattcgaatcagaagaGATTATCGCTAGGACTTGCAAACCCTTTagataatcgtcaagaaaataattgcgttgttaaaaggcatagactatcccatagcacggaccgtctcagtAGCACGGTCAggc contains the following coding sequences:
- the LOC131331240 gene encoding uncharacterized protein LOC131331240; this translates as MAPNRLRDLIMNDSDFSDSDNELELLEPIARYQEQNGEGSPSLSRRRTVINRDTLGGQKRLFDDYFAELPVFPPHFFRRRFRMSRSLFLRIHDAVVEHDSYFAQKRNCAGKLSLSSLQKITGVLRMLAYGAPADSVDEYVRIGASTAIKSLNFFVKAVNEVFSEEYLRPPNAADIARLLAVNECRGFI